The Lutibacter profundi genome includes a region encoding these proteins:
- a CDS encoding Crp/Fnr family transcriptional regulator, with protein MADCSHCIIKSFNAIKTLTQEELQRFSEHKTSLMIKKGENLMTEGNAINGLYCIRDGKCKLTKLNTNGKEQIIKFIKGGDILGQRSILSDEPVGLNCTALEDMRVCFIPKGDILETIRENPQFSLNLMKNISHQLNEANTLVSQMAQKPVKDRLAETLLNLEEIFGQDNEGCIDVVLTREEIANTIGTATESAIRLLSNLKKDGIIDLIGKKIKVLNKNALKNLSQGY; from the coding sequence ATGGCGGACTGTTCACATTGTATTATTAAGAGTTTTAATGCTATAAAAACACTAACACAAGAAGAATTACAGAGGTTTTCAGAACATAAAACTTCCTTGATGATTAAAAAAGGTGAAAATTTAATGACCGAAGGAAATGCCATAAACGGATTGTATTGCATTAGAGATGGCAAATGTAAGCTGACTAAATTAAATACAAATGGTAAAGAACAAATTATAAAATTTATTAAAGGAGGAGATATTTTAGGACAACGATCTATTTTAAGTGATGAACCTGTAGGATTAAATTGTACAGCATTGGAAGACATGCGTGTTTGTTTTATTCCGAAAGGTGATATTTTAGAAACTATTAGAGAAAATCCTCAATTTTCTTTAAATTTAATGAAAAACATATCTCACCAATTAAATGAAGCCAATACCTTGGTTTCTCAAATGGCTCAAAAACCTGTAAAAGATAGATTAGCAGAAACATTACTTAATTTAGAAGAAATTTTTGGACAAGATAATGAGGGTTGTATTGATGTTGTTTTAACTAGAGAAGAAATTGCAAATACAATTGGAACAGCTACTGAATCGGCTATTAGATTATTATCTAACTTAAAAAAAGATGGAATTATTGATTTGATTGGCAAAAAAATTAAAGTCTTGAATAAAAATGCTCTTAAAAATTTATCTCAAGGATATTAG
- a CDS encoding heavy metal translocating P-type ATPase — MSLNSCYHCGTDCGKKPILFNDKKFCCNGCKTVYEILNVNELNCYYDLQSTPGTVPAEIKGKYNYLENDDIIEKLLEFNDGETSVVEFYIPSIHCSSCIWVLENLDKLNDGVSNSMVNFPEKTLRITFKNRETNLKQLVELITSIGYEPYISLEDAEAKKSKVDKKLIYQVSIAAFAFGNIMLLSFPEYFAVQEFWLNKYKPMFRWLMFIMSIPVVFYSAKDYFISAYKGIKHRILNIDVPIALGISVLFLRSSIEIIFDIGSGFFDSLTGLIFFLLLGKVFQQKTYNFLSFERDYKSYFPIAVTKIIDGIEKNIPVKDIEKGDRLLIRNEELIPVDGILINGNASIDYSFVTGESIPVMKKSGDKLFAGGKQTAGAIEMEVISTMSQSYLTQLWSNDIFNKKNEISIKNITDSISKYFTIAILTIAFFAGIFWYYYNSSMAFNVVTAVLIIACPCALALSAPFAIGNMLRIFGYNKFYLKNAETIENISKITTIIFDKTGTITSNDKAQIIYEGDKLKTAEVRAIKSVLRASNHPLSRLLYEHIKEETLEKELINFEEVLGSGIKATINNMSIKLGSANFVGEKSLKINETAIYITINNKFKGYFIFKNSYRKGMKEVFETLSKTYKLIILSGDNEGEKSYLEKLLPKNTQFEFNQKPENKLEYIKILQEKGEKVMMIGDGLNDAGALAQSNVGIAISEDVNVFSPACDAILDAKLFNKLPEFLTLSIQTISVIKVSFIISFFYNTVGMYFALTGQLEPVVAAILMPLSSISIVVFVTIITNWISRKL, encoded by the coding sequence ATGAGTTTAAATAGTTGTTATCATTGTGGAACAGATTGCGGTAAAAAACCAATACTTTTTAACGATAAAAAATTTTGTTGCAATGGTTGTAAAACGGTTTATGAAATATTAAATGTAAACGAGTTAAATTGTTATTACGATTTACAATCTACACCAGGAACAGTTCCTGCTGAAATTAAAGGGAAATATAATTATTTAGAAAATGATGATATTATTGAAAAACTTTTAGAATTTAATGATGGAGAAACATCAGTTGTTGAGTTTTATATACCAAGTATACATTGTAGTTCTTGTATTTGGGTATTAGAAAATTTAGATAAGTTAAATGATGGGGTTTCTAATTCTATGGTAAATTTCCCTGAAAAAACACTACGAATTACTTTTAAAAATAGAGAAACAAATTTAAAACAACTTGTTGAATTAATAACTTCCATAGGTTATGAACCTTATATAAGTTTAGAAGATGCAGAGGCTAAAAAGAGTAAAGTTGATAAAAAATTAATTTATCAAGTATCAATTGCCGCATTTGCTTTTGGAAATATTATGTTGTTATCATTTCCAGAGTATTTTGCAGTACAAGAGTTTTGGTTAAATAAATACAAACCAATGTTTAGATGGTTAATGTTTATAATGTCAATTCCAGTTGTATTTTATTCAGCAAAAGATTATTTCATATCTGCCTATAAAGGAATTAAGCATAGAATTTTAAATATAGATGTTCCTATTGCATTAGGAATTTCGGTGTTATTTTTAAGGAGCTCTATTGAAATTATATTTGATATAGGCTCTGGTTTTTTTGATAGTTTAACAGGGTTGATTTTCTTTTTATTATTAGGAAAAGTTTTTCAACAAAAAACCTATAATTTTTTATCTTTTGAACGAGATTATAAATCATATTTTCCAATAGCCGTTACTAAAATTATAGATGGTATAGAAAAAAATATTCCAGTAAAAGATATTGAGAAAGGAGATAGGCTTTTAATTAGAAATGAAGAATTAATTCCAGTTGATGGAATACTAATTAATGGAAATGCATCAATTGATTATAGTTTTGTAACTGGGGAATCAATCCCTGTAATGAAAAAATCTGGAGATAAGTTATTTGCAGGAGGAAAGCAAACGGCAGGAGCTATTGAAATGGAAGTTATCAGTACAATGTCTCAAAGCTATTTAACACAATTATGGAGTAATGATATATTTAATAAGAAGAATGAAATAAGCATAAAAAATATTACAGATTCTATCAGCAAATATTTTACAATAGCCATATTAACAATCGCTTTTTTTGCAGGCATTTTTTGGTATTATTATAATTCATCTATGGCTTTTAATGTTGTAACTGCAGTGTTAATTATTGCTTGCCCCTGTGCATTGGCATTATCGGCACCTTTTGCAATTGGCAATATGTTGAGAATTTTTGGTTATAACAAATTCTATTTAAAAAATGCTGAAACCATTGAGAACATATCAAAAATAACAACCATCATTTTTGATAAAACAGGTACAATTACATCTAATGATAAAGCTCAAATTATTTATGAAGGCGATAAATTGAAGACTGCAGAAGTAAGAGCAATTAAAAGTGTATTAAGAGCTTCAAATCACCCATTGAGTAGGTTATTGTATGAACATATAAAAGAAGAAACCTTAGAAAAAGAGTTGATAAATTTTGAAGAAGTATTAGGTAGTGGAATAAAAGCCACAATTAACAATATGAGTATAAAATTAGGTTCAGCTAATTTTGTTGGGGAAAAATCACTAAAAATAAATGAAACGGCTATATATATAACAATTAATAACAAATTTAAAGGATATTTCATATTTAAGAATAGTTATAGAAAAGGGATGAAAGAGGTTTTTGAAACACTTTCAAAAACATATAAATTAATTATTCTATCAGGAGATAATGAGGGTGAAAAATCTTATTTAGAAAAATTATTACCTAAAAACACCCAATTTGAATTTAACCAAAAACCTGAAAATAAATTAGAATATATTAAGATACTTCAAGAAAAAGGAGAAAAAGTAATGATGATAGGAGACGGGCTTAATGATGCAGGGGCATTAGCACAAAGTAATGTTGGAATTGCTATTTCTGAGGATGTAAATGTGTTTTCTCCAGCTTGTGATGCAATTTTAGATGCAAAACTTTTCAACAAATTACCTGAGTTTTTAACACTTTCTATTCAAACAATTTCAGTAATAAAAGTAAGTTTTATAATATCATTCTTTTATAATACTGTAGGTATGTACTTTGCTTTAACAGGGCAATTAGAACCCGTTGTAGCTGCAATTTTAATGCCTTTAAGTTCAATATCTATAGTTGTTTTTGTAACCATTATTACCAATTGGATTTCAAGAAAGTTATAA
- the ccoS gene encoding cbb3-type cytochrome oxidase assembly protein CcoS yields the protein MEVVYITIGVSIVVAILFFIAFIKSVKSGQYEDTYTPSVRMLFDDELVSEKKRKNKVNIKINNLNN from the coding sequence ATGGAAGTAGTCTACATAACAATAGGCGTTAGTATTGTTGTCGCTATATTGTTTTTCATTGCATTTATTAAATCGGTTAAATCTGGGCAGTATGAAGATACTTATACCCCTTCAGTACGTATGTTATTTGATGATGAATTAGTTTCAGAAAAAAAGAGAAAGAACAAAGTGAATATAAAAATAAATAATTTAAACAATTAA
- the ccoN gene encoding cytochrome-c oxidase, cbb3-type subunit I, with product MEKEQFYYDNKIVKMFLWATILWGIVGMLVGLTVALLFVYPGLLEFAGADNAISWLSFGRLRPLHTNAVIFAFVGNGIFLGVYYSTQRLLKARMFNDVLSRIHFWGWQAIIVAAAITLPLGFTSTKEYAELEWPIDIAVVLIWVIFGINLIGTILKRRQRHIYVAIWFYIATVVTIAVLYIFNNLELPVTAFKSYSVYAGVQDAMVQWWYGHNAVAFFLTTPILGLMYYFVPKVANRPVYSYRLSIIHFWTLIFLYIWAGPHHLLYTALPEWAQNLGTVFSVMLIFPSWGGMINGLLTLRGAWDKVREDPVLKFFVVAITGYGMATFEGPMLSFKNVNAIGHYTDWIVGHVHIGALAWNGFMIAGIVYWLATKLWKTELYSTKLANIHFWIGTLGILFYAIPLYVAGFTQAFMWKQFNPDGTLVYGNFLETVTQVIPMYAMRAIGGTLYLTGFILLAYNVIKTAKAGSTVEDELAEAMPLKKISGQRIAGEGWHTWLERRTVLFTILTTVAILIGGLVEIVPLILVKSNIPTISSVKPYTPLELEGRDIYMREGCNNCHSQMIRPFRSEVERYGEYSKAGEFVYDHPFLWGSRRTGPDVHRIGGKYNDNWHFNHMLDPRSTSPGSIMPRYSWIIKDNLNASDIEAKMRGLVKLGVPYSEEEIKNAKQSILAQAKKIENNLRQDPEFVKNYGNSNIQNKEIVALIAYLQRLGTDIKASNKTALK from the coding sequence ATGGAAAAAGAACAGTTTTATTATGATAATAAAATCGTAAAAATGTTTCTTTGGGCTACAATTCTATGGGGAATTGTAGGGATGTTAGTAGGGCTTACAGTAGCCTTACTTTTTGTTTACCCGGGACTATTAGAATTTGCTGGAGCCGATAATGCAATCTCTTGGTTAAGTTTTGGGCGTTTACGCCCATTGCACACCAATGCAGTTATTTTTGCTTTTGTTGGTAATGGAATCTTTCTAGGAGTATATTATTCAACCCAAAGATTATTAAAAGCAAGAATGTTTAATGATGTTTTAAGTCGAATTCATTTTTGGGGATGGCAGGCCATTATTGTAGCTGCAGCAATAACATTACCACTAGGGTTTACCTCAACTAAAGAATATGCAGAGTTAGAATGGCCAATTGATATAGCAGTTGTTTTAATATGGGTTATTTTTGGTATTAACTTAATTGGAACTATTTTAAAAAGAAGACAACGCCATATTTATGTCGCAATATGGTTTTATATAGCTACAGTGGTAACAATTGCTGTTCTTTATATTTTCAATAATTTAGAATTGCCAGTAACTGCATTTAAAAGTTACTCAGTGTATGCAGGTGTTCAAGATGCAATGGTACAATGGTGGTATGGACATAATGCTGTAGCATTTTTCCTAACTACTCCAATTTTAGGATTAATGTACTATTTTGTTCCTAAAGTAGCTAATAGACCTGTTTATTCTTATAGATTATCTATAATTCACTTTTGGACATTAATATTTCTATATATTTGGGCAGGCCCTCACCATTTACTTTATACAGCATTACCTGAATGGGCACAAAATTTAGGTACAGTATTTTCCGTAATGTTAATTTTCCCATCCTGGGGAGGAATGATTAATGGTTTGTTGACCTTACGTGGAGCTTGGGATAAGGTTCGTGAGGATCCAGTATTAAAATTCTTTGTGGTAGCAATTACAGGTTATGGTATGGCTACATTTGAAGGGCCAATGTTATCCTTTAAAAATGTAAATGCTATAGGTCACTATACTGATTGGATTGTTGGTCATGTTCATATAGGAGCTTTAGCTTGGAATGGATTTATGATTGCTGGGATTGTTTATTGGCTGGCAACTAAATTATGGAAAACAGAATTATACTCTACCAAATTAGCCAATATTCACTTTTGGATTGGCACACTTGGAATTTTATTTTACGCTATTCCATTGTATGTAGCTGGATTTACACAAGCATTTATGTGGAAACAATTCAATCCTGATGGCACCTTAGTTTATGGTAACTTTTTAGAAACAGTAACTCAAGTAATTCCAATGTATGCAATGCGTGCCATTGGTGGTACATTGTATTTAACAGGTTTTATTTTATTAGCATATAATGTTATTAAAACAGCCAAAGCAGGTTCAACAGTTGAAGATGAGTTGGCAGAAGCTATGCCTTTGAAAAAAATTAGTGGACAACGAATTGCAGGAGAAGGTTGGCACACCTGGTTAGAAAGAAGAACAGTATTATTTACTATTCTAACTACTGTGGCAATTTTAATAGGAGGATTGGTTGAAATTGTTCCTTTAATTTTAGTAAAATCAAATATTCCAACAATATCAAGCGTTAAACCTTATACTCCTTTAGAATTAGAAGGGAGAGATATATACATGCGTGAAGGGTGTAATAATTGTCATTCTCAAATGATACGTCCTTTCCGTTCAGAAGTTGAGCGTTATGGAGAATACTCAAAAGCAGGAGAATTTGTATATGACCATCCATTCTTATGGGGGTCTCGTAGAACTGGACCAGATGTACATAGAATTGGAGGTAAATACAACGATAATTGGCATTTTAATCATATGCTAGATCCTCGTTCTACATCACCAGGCTCAATTATGCCACGTTATTCATGGATAATTAAAGATAATTTGAATGCATCGGATATAGAAGCTAAAATGAGAGGCTTAGTAAAATTAGGAGTCCCTTATAGCGAAGAAGAAATTAAGAATGCTAAGCAAAGTATTTTAGCTCAAGCAAAAAAAATTGAAAATAATTTAAGACAAGATCCAGAATTTGTAAAAAATTATGGAAATAGTAATATTCAAAATAAAGAAATTGTAGCTTTAATTGCTTATTTACAACGTCTAGGAACTGATATTAAAGCATCAAATAAAACAGCATTAAAATAA
- a CDS encoding cytochrome C oxidase subunit IV, which yields MLKFISHNFDGMDGIEIYPIISLLLFFIVFITMFIIVIKLPKNKIDEISQLPLENDTNSKENNHE from the coding sequence ATGTTAAAATTTATATCGCATAATTTTGATGGTATGGATGGAATTGAAATATATCCCATTATTTCATTATTACTCTTTTTTATAGTTTTTATTACAATGTTTATTATTGTTATAAAACTTCCTAAAAATAAAATTGATGAAATAAGCCAATTACCTTTAGAAAACGATACTAACAGTAAAGAAAATAATCATGAATAA
- a CDS encoding cbb3-type cytochrome c oxidase N-terminal domain-containing protein → MNKNSENISGWKRFMKSLTKAHELGTEEDIMLDHDYDGIRELDNVLPPWWLYGFYITIVISIFYYTQVFYNSEKYSQAKEYAAELAQGKAEVEQYKKDHPELFDDANIVAFTDAENIAKGKELFSSKTCSACHLADLGGSIGPNLTDNHWILGGGVKNIYNTISKGGRPGKGMIPWESTISREERIQLASYIISMQGTKPATPKPAQGDIIWPEE, encoded by the coding sequence ATGAATAAAAATTCAGAAAATATATCGGGTTGGAAAAGATTTATGAAATCTTTAACCAAAGCTCATGAATTGGGAACCGAAGAAGATATAATGCTAGACCATGATTACGACGGCATTAGAGAGCTTGATAATGTACTTCCACCTTGGTGGTTGTACGGGTTTTATATTACCATTGTAATTAGTATATTTTATTATACTCAAGTATTTTATAATTCAGAAAAATATAGTCAAGCTAAAGAATATGCAGCTGAGCTAGCTCAGGGAAAAGCTGAAGTAGAACAATATAAAAAAGACCATCCAGAATTATTTGATGATGCTAACATTGTGGCTTTCACTGATGCTGAAAATATTGCAAAAGGAAAAGAGTTATTTAGTTCTAAAACTTGCTCTGCTTGCCATTTAGCTGATTTGGGAGGTAGTATAGGTCCCAACTTAACAGACAACCACTGGATTTTAGGTGGAGGTGTAAAAAACATATACAATACCATATCAAAAGGAGGAAGACCAGGTAAAGGTATGATACCTTGGGAATCTACTATATCCAGAGAAGAAAGAATACAGTTAGCAAGTTATATTATTTCAATGCAAGGAACAAAACCAGCAACCCCAAAACCTGCGCAGGGAGATATAATTTGGCCAGAAGAATAA
- the ccoG gene encoding cytochrome c oxidase accessory protein CcoG: MKQQEKEKFRDSIGTISESGKRNFIFPKKPKGKFYNYRTYVSWVLLAFLVSAPFIKIKGNQFLLFNVFERKFNIFGYPFWPQDFYLLVISMLVSVVFIILFTVVFGRIFCGWMCPQTIFMEMVFRKVEYLIEGDRSKQIKLDKQEWNAEKIRKRLLKWVIFFIISFLIANIFLAYFVGSDKVLGYISEGPEQHISTLLKLLAFTAVFYFIFAWFREQVCIIVCPYGRLQGVLLDNKSINVAYDFVRGEAENGRKPLRKNEDREELGVGDCIDCKQCVQVCPTGIDIRNGTQLECINCTACIDACDAMMDNVGFERGLIRYASEDNIEKKEKFKFNARLIAYSTVLIVLIGVFLTMLFLRTDVEATVLRLPGQTFQSTNTTIKNVYTIKLINKTTEDFENVEVKLISHKGKIDLVGGNLNVKKQGLKEGTLFIEIDKKDLTSSKEKLKIGIYYKGKLVATTRTNFTGPLKIN; encoded by the coding sequence ATGAAACAACAAGAAAAAGAGAAGTTTAGAGATTCTATAGGTACAATAAGTGAAAGTGGGAAAAGAAATTTTATATTTCCAAAAAAACCTAAAGGTAAATTTTATAATTACAGAACCTATGTTAGTTGGGTACTTTTAGCTTTTTTGGTTTCTGCTCCATTTATTAAAATTAAAGGGAATCAATTTTTATTGTTTAATGTTTTTGAAAGAAAATTTAATATTTTTGGTTATCCCTTTTGGCCACAAGATTTTTATTTATTAGTTATTTCAATGCTTGTTAGCGTTGTATTTATAATACTATTTACGGTGGTTTTTGGTAGAATATTTTGTGGATGGATGTGCCCACAAACTATTTTTATGGAAATGGTATTTAGAAAAGTAGAGTACTTAATAGAAGGAGACCGATCCAAACAAATTAAATTAGATAAACAAGAGTGGAATGCTGAGAAAATTAGAAAACGTCTTTTAAAATGGGTTATTTTCTTTATAATATCATTTCTTATTGCAAACATATTTTTAGCATACTTTGTTGGTTCTGATAAAGTATTGGGTTACATCTCTGAAGGGCCAGAGCAACACATAAGTACCCTTTTAAAACTTTTAGCTTTTACGGCAGTTTTTTATTTTATTTTTGCTTGGTTTAGAGAGCAAGTTTGTATAATTGTTTGCCCTTATGGAAGGTTACAAGGAGTGTTGTTAGATAATAAATCTATTAATGTAGCCTATGATTTTGTTAGAGGAGAAGCTGAAAATGGCAGGAAACCATTGCGTAAAAATGAAGATAGAGAAGAACTTGGTGTTGGAGATTGTATAGACTGTAAACAGTGTGTACAAGTATGTCCAACAGGAATTGACATAAGAAATGGAACACAATTAGAATGTATAAATTGTACTGCCTGTATTGATGCATGTGACGCTATGATGGATAATGTTGGATTTGAAAGAGGGCTTATTCGTTATGCCTCAGAAGATAACATTGAGAAAAAAGAAAAGTTTAAGTTTAATGCACGTTTAATAGCTTATTCAACAGTATTAATAGTTTTAATAGGAGTGTTCTTAACAATGTTATTTTTAAGAACTGATGTGGAAGCAACAGTACTAAGACTACCGGGGCAAACTTTTCAAAGTACAAATACCACAATAAAGAATGTATACACTATTAAGTTAATTAATAAAACAACAGAAGATTTTGAAAATGTTGAAGTTAAATTGATATCTCATAAAGGAAAAATTGATTTGGTAGGAGGTAACCTAAATGTTAAAAAGCAAGGGTTAAAAGAAGGAACATTATTTATTGAGATTGATAAAAAAGATTTAACTTCGTCAAAAGAAAAATTAAAAATAGGAATTTATTACAAGGGTAAATTGGTTGCAACTACCAGAACTAATTTCACAGGTCCACTAAAAATTAATTAA
- a CDS encoding FixH family protein produces MQVKFKISWPTGIIIAIISFVIFILSFVYKATFIPAYDHHLVSDDYYKDELNYQQEIDNQNRGAKLKENVTIKKEASGLTIYFPSEFEPTQISGTIYFQRPSNDKIDFNLPIKLITNKYLLTDKNLVEGRWNVKIEWTVNKNTYLFKEKIMY; encoded by the coding sequence ATGCAAGTAAAATTTAAAATAAGCTGGCCAACAGGAATTATTATAGCAATTATATCTTTTGTAATTTTTATACTATCATTCGTTTATAAAGCTACATTTATACCTGCTTATGATCATCACTTGGTTTCAGATGATTATTATAAAGATGAACTTAATTATCAGCAAGAGATTGATAACCAAAATAGAGGGGCTAAATTAAAAGAGAATGTCACCATTAAAAAGGAAGCTTCAGGATTAACCATTTATTTTCCTTCAGAATTTGAACCAACACAAATTTCTGGAACTATATATTTTCAAAGACCATCAAATGATAAAATAGATTTTAACTTACCTATTAAATTAATCACAAATAAATATCTTTTGACCGATAAAAATTTAGTTGAAGGTAGGTGGAATGTTAAAATTGAATGGACTGTAAATAAAAATACTTATTTGTTTAAAGAAAAAATAATGTACTAA
- a CDS encoding sulfite exporter TauE/SafE family protein — MLWTALVLGLAGSFHCIGMCGPIAFVLPVDRSSKSTLFIQVFLYHLGRLLSYSLIGLLFGFVGKGLYLAGFQQRLSILMGVIMIALVIIPVTIFNKYNFSKPLYSLIGQVKYKLGLYLNKKSNKALFSIGFFNGFLPCGLVYMALIGSISTGNEIQGVFYMFLFGLGTIPMMTAAVLLGNFVNVSLRVKIQKVIPVFVVIIGLLFILRGLGLGIPYISPSDAKLQLSNNPANCITIENNE; from the coding sequence ATGCTTTGGACAGCACTTGTTTTAGGTTTAGCAGGAAGTTTTCATTGTATAGGTATGTGCGGACCAATAGCCTTCGTTTTACCTGTAGATAGATCATCCAAATCTACACTATTTATTCAAGTGTTTTTATACCACTTAGGAAGATTGTTAAGCTATTCTTTAATAGGGTTGCTATTCGGATTTGTTGGAAAAGGGCTTTACTTAGCCGGTTTTCAGCAACGCTTGTCAATTTTAATGGGAGTAATTATGATTGCTTTGGTGATTATTCCAGTAACAATTTTTAATAAATACAATTTTTCAAAACCACTCTATAGTTTAATAGGTCAGGTTAAATATAAATTAGGACTTTATTTGAACAAAAAATCGAATAAAGCACTATTTTCAATAGGCTTTTTTAATGGGTTTTTACCTTGTGGCCTCGTTTATATGGCATTAATAGGCTCAATTTCTACAGGAAATGAAATTCAAGGTGTGTTTTATATGTTTTTATTTGGTTTGGGAACAATTCCTATGATGACAGCTGCTGTGTTATTAGGAAACTTTGTAAATGTATCTTTAAGAGTGAAAATTCAAAAAGTAATTCCTGTTTTTGTTGTAATTATTGGATTATTGTTTATTTTGCGTGGATTAGGATTGGGAATACCATATATTTCTCCATCTGATGCCAAGTTGCAACTATCAAATAATCCAGCGAATTGTATAACAATTGAAAACAATGAATAA